A genomic segment from Alteribacillus bidgolensis encodes:
- a CDS encoding MerR family transcriptional regulator — protein MKIGELSRKTGASVRSIRHYEKKNLIIPNRLDNGYRDFDESAIDRIKTIQLYLGLGLTTEQIEGILNCKGNNPNPEMDDLCEDLLLTYEEKLAEVNSQMNTLATVKYRLEEQINRFKEKKASHNEQKEINI, from the coding sequence TTGAAAATAGGTGAATTATCTAGAAAAACAGGGGCGAGTGTTCGATCTATCAGACATTATGAGAAGAAAAATCTAATTATCCCAAATCGCCTCGATAATGGTTATAGAGATTTTGATGAATCTGCCATCGATCGAATCAAGACAATACAATTATATTTAGGCTTAGGCCTAACAACTGAACAAATTGAAGGAATTCTAAATTGTAAAGGTAACAACCCCAATCCGGAAATGGATGACCTTTGTGAAGATTTACTGCTAACTTACGAAGAAAAGTTGGCTGAGGTTAATTCTCAAATGAACACATTGGCTACAGTAAAATACCGGTTAGAAGAACAAATTAATCGGTTTAAAGAAAAGAAAGCTAGTCATAATGAACAGAAGGAGATTAACATATGA
- a CDS encoding NAD(P)H-dependent oxidoreductase: MNRFLIWFMHPDRQSFNGAILDTYADELKKQGKEIDIRTIAELDLSPHLFPDEYNASLEGRYPDVIKKEHEKMEWADVITFIFPLWWGSFPAAGKGFLDRVLSYGFAYELEGETPVPRMKGKKAAMIYTTGTPEEKFIEKGSKCRIEETWKEEIFSFCGFDCLPFLHFGDVIQASDTKRQQMLEKVRKYARKHTDMR, encoded by the coding sequence ATGAATCGATTTTTAATTTGGTTTATGCACCCAGACCGCCAAAGTTTTAACGGGGCTATTCTCGATACTTATGCTGATGAATTAAAAAAACAAGGAAAAGAGATAGATATTCGTACTATTGCTGAGCTTGACCTTTCTCCTCATTTGTTTCCCGATGAGTATAACGCTTCTCTTGAGGGGAGATATCCTGATGTTATAAAAAAAGAGCATGAAAAAATGGAATGGGCGGACGTTATTACGTTTATTTTTCCGTTGTGGTGGGGGAGTTTTCCTGCTGCTGGTAAAGGATTTTTAGACCGCGTCCTGTCTTACGGTTTTGCTTATGAATTAGAAGGAGAAACACCGGTACCTCGAATGAAAGGCAAAAAAGCAGCGATGATCTATACAACAGGCACCCCTGAGGAGAAATTCATTGAAAAAGGAAGTAAATGTCGTATTGAAGAAACTTGGAAAGAAGAAATATTCTCTTTTTGCGGATTTGACTGTCTGCCATTTTTACATTTTGGTGATGTGATACAAGCTTCGGATACTAAAAGACAGCAAATGCTCGAAAAGGTAAGAAAATATGCAAGAAAACATACAGATATGCGTTGA
- a CDS encoding TRAP transporter large permease subunit, with the protein MQRIGMTGIGSKLSSIISQIGETSLLKLVLGMIVTIVLDMGVPTIAAYMLAASVSAPAFNSL; encoded by the coding sequence TTGCAACGGATAGGAATGACAGGGATTGGAAGCAAACTTTCTAGTATTATCAGCCAAATAGGGGAAACATCTCTGTTAAAGTTAGTATTAGGAATGATTGTAACGATCGTATTAGACATGGGAGTGCCGACCATAGCGGCATATATGTTAGCTGCTTCAGTTAGTGCCCCTGCGTTTAACAGCTTATAG
- a CDS encoding TRAP transporter large permease subunit, with the protein MFPPIMGAAAFVLAEVMQINYVIVATAAIIPAILFCLGLWASVHFEAKKLNLKLKDAKDMPHLKDVFLKGEALTLFVPMFVLILLLVYWLYTSV; encoded by the coding sequence ATATTTCCACCGATAATGGGTGCAGCCGCTTTTGTTTTAGCGGAAGTAATGCAAATAAATTATGTCATTGTGGCAACAGCGGCGATCATTCCGGCTATCTTATTTTGTTTAGGGTTATGGGCATCCGTTCATTTTGAGGCGAAAAAATTAAACCTCAAACTTAAAGACGCAAAAGATATGCCTCATTTAAAAGATGTTTTTTTAAAAGGAGAAGCTCTTACTCTCTTTGTTCCGATGTTTGTTTTAATACTGCTCTTAGTATATTGGCTATACACCAGCGTTTAG
- a CDS encoding LacI family DNA-binding transcriptional regulator — protein MASIKEVAKKANVSTATVSHVINGTRFVADPTKEKVFQAMKELDYRPNMVARSLRSRKSYTIGLLVPLVADDTSNFFFMSIANGIEQVLKENGYNLILSNSNENIETEREQIEVFNTQFIDGLVIAPVNGMDANYEKDLLGDYPVVVIDRKPSEFQGDVVLVNNRKATYDAVSSLLKKGHRSIGYISGALGITTSDERLGGYKDALKEYSVPFEHRFIKEGPATFRSGYELASKLLKEGVTALFAANNVMTMGAMSFLQEQKVNIPNEIAVIGYDDYDWMKVMSPPLSVVKQPSFELGKKAVEQLLKRMEGSLEESKEVLLEAEFIERGSS, from the coding sequence ATGGCGTCTATTAAAGAAGTAGCAAAGAAAGCAAACGTTTCCACTGCGACGGTTTCTCATGTAATTAATGGGACACGGTTTGTCGCCGACCCTACGAAAGAAAAAGTATTTCAAGCAATGAAAGAACTTGATTATCGTCCGAATATGGTTGCACGAAGCTTAAGAAGCCGTAAATCTTATACAATCGGCCTGCTTGTTCCACTGGTAGCAGATGATACTTCGAATTTTTTCTTTATGTCTATTGCAAATGGAATAGAACAAGTTTTAAAAGAAAATGGGTACAACCTAATATTAAGCAACTCCAATGAAAATATCGAAACGGAACGTGAACAAATTGAAGTATTCAATACTCAGTTTATCGATGGATTGGTGATTGCTCCTGTCAACGGTATGGATGCAAATTATGAAAAAGACCTATTAGGAGATTACCCTGTCGTCGTCATTGACCGCAAACCTTCTGAATTTCAGGGCGATGTCGTTTTAGTTAACAATAGAAAAGCAACATATGATGCCGTATCTTCCTTGCTGAAAAAAGGGCACCGCAGCATTGGTTATATTTCCGGTGCTCTTGGTATTACTACTAGTGATGAAAGGCTTGGTGGTTATAAAGATGCGTTAAAAGAATACAGCGTTCCATTTGAACACCGCTTCATTAAAGAAGGTCCCGCAACCTTCCGCTCTGGCTATGAGCTGGCATCCAAGCTACTCAAAGAAGGAGTTACTGCTCTTTTTGCAGCCAATAACGTAATGACAATGGGAGCCATGTCCTTTTTACAAGAACAAAAAGTAAACATCCCAAATGAAATAGCAGTGATTGGATACGATGACTATGATTGGATGAAAGTCATGTCTCCTCCCCTATCAGTTGTCAAACAGCCTTCCTTTGAACTCGGTAAAAAGGCTGTAGAGCAGCTGCTTAAACGAATGGAAGGGTCATTAGAAGAATCAAAAGAGGTATTGTTAGAAGCTGAATTTATTGAAAGAGGTTCCTCATAA
- a CDS encoding ABC transporter substrate-binding protein: MKKFRYAVISSMLAVSVSLTACSSGESGEEALPSEPSSSDDNTSADSTENEDEGADDTVNTGDVETSVEATGDEDVVLEFWIHQTGEDETNVYIERIDDFNEAHEDIHVEAEVIIDDGASAYSDSINAALVAGNLPDVMAVDGPYVASFADAGVIQPIDEFVDEETKEQYVDSIIEQGTYQNELYSLGAMEASVMLYYNKDILEEEGIEPASSLEDAWTWDELMNNANQLTTDDRYGLNLFMDYDVGEWLTFMGAPLIWSNGGELISEDGTVVDGHLNSSENIESFEYIASLFEDGVVSESPGQTQFEEGKAALALGGPWIAVSAEDAEMNWGMMPYPYVGEKVSPSGSMAYAVTSITDHPQEAAELMKWMTNEESSIAVAEATGMPPAQASAFEKMEKFNEKPWSIMKEQVTETAKARPSTPAYPVLTDAFAQIFHAAALGEDVEKVAEQQVSRVERELRKFD; this comes from the coding sequence ATGAAAAAATTTCGGTATGCTGTAATTAGTTCCATGCTTGCTGTATCCGTCTCGCTTACCGCCTGCAGCAGCGGAGAAAGTGGAGAAGAAGCATTGCCAAGTGAACCATCTTCATCAGACGATAATACTTCAGCAGATTCCACCGAAAACGAAGATGAAGGGGCAGATGATACGGTTAATACAGGTGATGTAGAAACTTCAGTGGAAGCAACAGGTGACGAAGATGTCGTTTTAGAGTTTTGGATTCATCAAACCGGCGAAGATGAAACAAATGTTTATATCGAGCGAATTGATGATTTTAATGAAGCCCATGAAGACATTCATGTCGAAGCTGAAGTAATTATTGATGACGGCGCGAGTGCTTATAGTGACAGTATTAATGCTGCTCTTGTTGCCGGAAATCTTCCTGATGTGATGGCAGTAGATGGACCATATGTAGCTAGCTTTGCGGATGCAGGTGTCATTCAGCCAATTGATGAATTTGTGGATGAAGAAACAAAAGAACAGTATGTTGATTCCATTATTGAACAAGGAACGTATCAAAACGAATTGTACTCACTAGGAGCTATGGAAGCCTCTGTGATGCTTTACTACAATAAAGATATATTAGAAGAAGAAGGTATTGAACCTGCTTCTTCCCTTGAAGACGCTTGGACTTGGGATGAACTAATGAATAACGCCAACCAGCTTACAACCGATGACCGCTATGGCCTTAACCTGTTTATGGATTACGACGTCGGTGAATGGCTAACGTTTATGGGAGCTCCTCTTATCTGGTCGAATGGCGGTGAATTAATTTCTGAAGATGGCACAGTCGTAGATGGCCATCTAAACAGTTCTGAAAATATCGAATCATTTGAATATATTGCATCTTTATTTGAAGACGGTGTTGTTTCAGAAAGCCCAGGACAGACTCAATTTGAAGAAGGGAAAGCTGCCCTTGCACTCGGGGGTCCATGGATCGCTGTTTCAGCGGAAGATGCTGAAATGAATTGGGGTATGATGCCTTACCCATATGTCGGAGAAAAGGTTTCTCCATCTGGCAGCATGGCTTATGCCGTAACCTCTATTACGGACCATCCACAAGAAGCAGCAGAGCTGATGAAATGGATGACAAACGAAGAATCAAGTATTGCTGTAGCAGAAGCAACTGGCATGCCGCCCGCACAAGCTTCCGCATTTGAAAAAATGGAAAAATTTAATGAAAAGCCATGGAGCATTATGAAAGAACAAGTTACTGAAACAGCAAAAGCGAGACCTTCTACCCCTGCTTATCCTGTTTTAACCGATGCCTTTGCTCAAATCTTCCATGCAGCAGCCTTAGGAGAAGATGTCGAAAAAGTCGCTGAACAGCAAGTATCAAGGGTCGAACGTGAGCTGCGGAAATTTGATTAA
- a CDS encoding carbohydrate ABC transporter permease → MEKESVKTKTSYFPKPYAVKGGRSMPKKKKRLFRKSSFREAVTGYFFLLPALILLGVFLLYPMASAFYYSFTDFYILTPDEKSFIGLENFTFIFQDAEFRQAFWNTVYFTIIVVPVQLAVALGLALLINQKLKFRIFFRTAFFSPVVMSLVVVSILWTFMYNPNEGLINEFLGMVGIPSQPFLTSPDQAMNSIIVMSVWQGAGFQMMIFLAGLQNIPNHLYEAADIDGANRWHKFWNITLPGLRNVALFIFITITIAAFKLLVQPMIMTQGGPLGSTKSLVYHIYETGFNYRDVGYASAMAVIFTVIVLIITIVQRILIREERG, encoded by the coding sequence ATGGAAAAAGAGTCTGTCAAAACGAAAACATCCTATTTTCCCAAACCCTATGCCGTAAAGGGTGGACGTTCTATGCCTAAGAAAAAGAAACGATTATTTCGCAAAAGTTCCTTTCGGGAAGCAGTAACCGGCTACTTTTTCTTGCTGCCAGCTCTTATTTTACTAGGAGTGTTTTTACTTTATCCAATGGCCTCTGCTTTTTATTACAGCTTTACGGACTTCTATATTTTAACTCCTGATGAAAAATCATTTATTGGTCTGGAAAATTTCACTTTCATTTTTCAAGATGCTGAATTTAGGCAAGCTTTTTGGAATACCGTTTATTTCACCATTATTGTTGTGCCCGTTCAGCTTGCGGTTGCTCTTGGTCTGGCTTTATTAATCAATCAAAAATTAAAGTTTCGCATTTTTTTCCGAACTGCTTTTTTCTCACCGGTTGTCATGTCTCTTGTCGTTGTTTCTATCTTATGGACGTTTATGTATAACCCAAATGAAGGGCTCATCAACGAGTTTTTAGGAATGGTCGGCATACCAAGTCAGCCGTTTCTCACCAGTCCCGACCAAGCCATGAATTCCATTATAGTCATGTCGGTCTGGCAGGGAGCTGGTTTTCAAATGATGATTTTTCTAGCAGGTCTGCAAAATATTCCAAATCATTTGTATGAAGCAGCGGACATAGATGGTGCGAACCGCTGGCATAAATTTTGGAACATTACGTTACCCGGCCTTCGAAATGTTGCCCTATTTATTTTTATAACGATTACGATAGCTGCATTCAAATTGCTGGTGCAGCCGATGATTATGACGCAAGGTGGTCCGCTCGGATCAACTAAATCCCTAGTCTACCACATTTATGAAACAGGTTTTAACTACCGTGACGTTGGCTACGCCTCCGCTATGGCCGTGATTTTTACAGTGATTGTTTTAATCATTACGATTGTACAGCGAATATTGATTCGTGAGGAGAGGGGGTAA
- a CDS encoding carbohydrate ABC transporter permease — translation MKKKRLIHRVTMYVILTFLSFLFLFPLIWMLFSSLKDEFQIFRDMSSLKAFLPPRPSEVEGGYFQNYIAAFQRVDLFDYIINSLIYTIGIIVFGLIVNSMAGYALARFRFPFAGFWLGVIIATLIIPPESIFLPLYVLVYDLGWVNTYTGLIVPFIANAFAIFLFRQFFLDFPRELEEAAKMDGCSQLGIFFRIIVPLSKPVFATVAIVLFINHWNDFLWPLVVASDESIRTIQIGLQYFMNEPPIQWGQVMAALTVATIPMLIIFIFLQRYYVQGLTHTGTKN, via the coding sequence GTGAAAAAGAAACGGCTTATTCATCGTGTGACTATGTACGTTATATTAACTTTTTTAAGCTTTTTGTTTTTGTTCCCGCTTATTTGGATGCTGTTTTCTTCTTTGAAAGACGAATTTCAAATCTTTCGGGATATGTCCTCATTAAAGGCTTTTCTTCCTCCTCGTCCCAGTGAAGTGGAAGGCGGGTATTTTCAAAACTATATAGCAGCCTTTCAGCGGGTTGATTTATTCGACTACATCATTAATAGCTTAATTTATACGATTGGCATTATTGTGTTTGGTCTGATTGTAAATTCCATGGCAGGCTATGCCCTCGCTCGTTTTCGTTTTCCATTTGCCGGTTTTTGGCTTGGAGTAATCATTGCTACCTTGATTATCCCGCCTGAAAGTATCTTTCTTCCATTATATGTACTCGTTTACGACTTAGGCTGGGTCAACACGTATACGGGGTTGATTGTACCTTTTATTGCTAATGCCTTTGCTATATTTTTATTCCGTCAGTTTTTCCTTGATTTTCCAAGGGAACTTGAAGAAGCTGCAAAAATGGATGGCTGTTCGCAACTGGGTATCTTTTTTCGTATCATTGTTCCCCTTTCCAAACCTGTCTTTGCAACGGTAGCCATCGTTTTATTTATTAATCACTGGAACGACTTTTTATGGCCGCTTGTCGTAGCTTCCGATGAAAGCATACGTACGATTCAAATCGGTTTACAGTATTTCATGAATGAACCACCCATTCAGTGGGGACAGGTGATGGCAGCGTTAACAGTTGCCACCATTCCTATGCTGATTATCTTTATTTTCTTGCAACGCTACTATGTACAGGGGTTAACTCACACAGGTACGAAAAACTAA
- a CDS encoding glycoside hydrolase family 32 protein, with product MLKKNSSSNGTYYQEIYRPHLHFTPETMWMNDPNGLVYYKGEYHLFYQYHPNSKKWGPMHWGHAVSRDLLSWEHLPIALFPDENGLIFSGSCVVDWNNTSGFFEEEGLVAMFTHADGDIQSQSIAYSKDRGRTWKKYDGNPVIKNPGITDFRDPKVLWHEETEQWIMVLTIGRKVRFYSSSNLIEWNIISEFGAGWGAQVGIWECPDLFPLTNEETGETKWILQVGIDKGAHAGGSGTQYFVGHFDGTTFTPAHEKEDVRWLDFGKDFYAAQSFSDVPDNRQIIIAWMSNWEYANDVPTDPWRSAMSLPRELSLRKENGKDIIVQSPVKEIKNLYAASHSIDDLYLKDTELFKMRQPQAPFALEMEVDIEAGKMEFHFFTAQEGSSFVFGIDKERQKTYIKRTHHETVTFAASYEGLFESDLPKTLPINLQVVCDRSSVEIFLNNGQQVWTNLFLPVLSPDFEIMLQAINGSGTAKQVRLQELKSVWDKTTATKS from the coding sequence ATGCTGAAGAAAAATTCATCATCTAATGGCACCTATTATCAAGAAATATATAGACCACATCTACATTTTACACCTGAAACGATGTGGATGAATGACCCAAACGGTCTTGTCTACTACAAAGGAGAGTATCATCTGTTTTATCAATATCATCCAAACAGTAAAAAATGGGGCCCGATGCATTGGGGACACGCAGTAAGCCGTGATTTACTATCATGGGAGCATCTCCCTATTGCCCTGTTTCCAGACGAGAATGGCCTGATTTTTTCTGGAAGCTGCGTGGTAGACTGGAATAATACGAGTGGTTTTTTTGAAGAAGAAGGGCTTGTCGCAATGTTTACACACGCAGATGGGGATATACAATCGCAAAGCATTGCTTACAGTAAAGACCGGGGGCGGACATGGAAAAAATATGACGGAAACCCAGTCATTAAAAACCCGGGAATAACCGATTTCCGTGATCCTAAAGTTTTATGGCACGAGGAGACAGAACAATGGATCATGGTACTGACGATAGGACGAAAAGTAAGATTTTACTCATCTTCTAACCTTATTGAATGGAATATCATTAGTGAATTTGGTGCAGGATGGGGTGCGCAAGTAGGCATTTGGGAATGTCCAGATTTATTTCCTTTAACCAATGAAGAGACCGGGGAAACCAAATGGATATTGCAAGTTGGTATAGATAAAGGCGCTCATGCCGGAGGATCGGGCACCCAATATTTTGTTGGACATTTTGATGGAACAACTTTCACACCTGCGCATGAAAAAGAAGATGTTCGCTGGCTTGACTTTGGAAAAGATTTTTATGCAGCCCAATCGTTTTCGGATGTCCCAGACAATAGGCAAATTATTATTGCGTGGATGAGTAACTGGGAATACGCAAATGACGTACCAACCGATCCTTGGAGAAGTGCTATGAGTCTTCCACGGGAATTATCTCTTAGAAAAGAAAACGGAAAAGATATTATTGTTCAATCTCCTGTAAAAGAGATTAAAAATTTATATGCTGCTTCTCATAGCATCGACGATCTATATTTAAAGGATACCGAGCTTTTTAAAATGAGACAGCCTCAAGCTCCGTTTGCACTTGAAATGGAAGTGGATATAGAAGCGGGGAAAATGGAGTTTCACTTTTTCACTGCTCAGGAAGGCAGCAGTTTTGTTTTTGGAATAGACAAAGAACGTCAGAAGACATATATTAAGAGGACCCATCATGAGACCGTTACATTTGCAGCTTCTTATGAGGGATTGTTTGAGTCCGATCTTCCAAAGACTCTTCCTATTAACCTGCAAGTTGTTTGTGATCGTTCATCAGTTGAGATCTTTTTAAATAACGGACAGCAAGTATGGACAAATTTATTTTTGCCGGTCTTATCACCTGACTTTGAAATCATGTTGCAAGCTATAAATGGCTCGGGTACCGCAAAACAGGTAAGGCTGCAAGAGTTAAAATCAGTGTGGGATAAAACGACAGCCACTAAATCATGA
- a CDS encoding YesL family protein: MNNTGAFIYQVCEWFMRLAIANLLWIFFTLLGGFFLGIYPASAACTALLHCWMEGKRPAPVPFFWKTYKRSFTRANALFLPALIAVSLLMVNLYTSLHFEGVWFYLFVSSTAVFLLALGLFLLLALLPLSEEKAWKTVLIKTFRTLFLYPGLLCFLVGGIIILGACIRVVPGILPLYSVNIVLLMNIYLFSLSEKKDSVPIEST; encoded by the coding sequence ATGAACAATACAGGAGCTTTTATTTATCAAGTGTGTGAGTGGTTCATGCGCCTTGCGATCGCAAACCTTTTATGGATTTTCTTCACGTTGCTTGGTGGATTCTTTTTAGGTATTTATCCTGCTTCAGCGGCATGTACGGCGTTGTTGCATTGTTGGATGGAAGGAAAGCGCCCAGCCCCTGTTCCATTCTTTTGGAAAACATACAAACGTTCATTCACACGTGCTAATGCTCTGTTTCTACCAGCCCTCATAGCTGTATCTCTTTTAATGGTCAACCTTTATACCAGCCTGCACTTTGAAGGTGTGTGGTTTTATTTGTTTGTTAGCAGTACCGCTGTTTTTTTGCTTGCTCTTGGATTATTCTTACTTCTTGCTTTGCTTCCACTAAGCGAAGAAAAAGCATGGAAAACCGTACTTATTAAAACGTTTCGTACCCTTTTTCTTTATCCCGGGTTATTATGTTTCCTGGTGGGCGGAATCATTATTTTAGGCGCCTGTATACGTGTTGTACCAGGCATTCTCCCATTATACTCGGTAAATATTGTTCTGCTTATGAATATTTATTTATTCTCTCTTTCAGAGAAAAAGGATTCTGTTCCCATTGAATCAACCTAA
- the meaB gene encoding methylmalonyl Co-A mutase-associated GTPase MeaB, which produces MDNQQRPRTKRRRSLSVEEYVNGVLNRDRAVIARAITLVESNSPKHFETAQQVLKQLMPYTGKAVRVGITGVPGAGKSTLIEKFGSMLCEAGHHLAVLAVDPSSSVSRGSILGDKTRMETLSKHPNAYVRPSPSGGTLGGVARKSRETMLICEAAGYDVIFVETVGVGQSEITVRSMVDFFLVLMLTGGGDELQGMKKGIMEIADAIFINKADGKNKQAALNAKAEYNRLLHYLQPATPGWETKAYTVSALTGEGVPHIWEIIKGYEEKMKESGFFQERRASQLSEWMDRLIEDELKMSFYQTEKVKSHLPSFKQKVTAGELPLAQAVKQLMEIYRQ; this is translated from the coding sequence ATGGACAATCAGCAGCGGCCACGCACAAAACGAAGAAGATCTCTTTCTGTAGAAGAATATGTAAACGGGGTGCTAAATCGCGACCGGGCAGTGATTGCCCGGGCGATTACACTTGTAGAAAGCAATTCTCCGAAGCATTTTGAAACGGCCCAGCAAGTGCTGAAACAACTTATGCCATACACAGGAAAAGCAGTTAGAGTAGGCATCACTGGTGTGCCTGGAGCAGGGAAAAGCACACTGATTGAGAAGTTTGGATCGATGTTGTGTGAAGCGGGGCACCATCTAGCAGTACTTGCCGTTGACCCCTCTTCTAGCGTGAGCAGGGGAAGTATACTTGGGGATAAAACAAGAATGGAAACCTTGTCTAAGCATCCTAATGCCTATGTCCGTCCGTCCCCATCTGGTGGAACACTAGGCGGTGTAGCAAGAAAAAGCAGAGAAACAATGCTGATCTGTGAAGCAGCCGGTTATGATGTCATTTTTGTAGAAACTGTCGGAGTGGGGCAGAGCGAAATCACCGTCCGTTCTATGGTTGATTTCTTTTTAGTTCTCATGCTGACTGGCGGCGGAGATGAACTGCAAGGAATGAAAAAAGGCATCATGGAAATCGCCGATGCTATTTTTATTAACAAAGCAGATGGAAAAAACAAGCAAGCTGCTCTCAATGCAAAAGCAGAGTATAACCGCCTGCTTCATTATTTACAACCCGCAACTCCCGGATGGGAAACGAAAGCTTATACCGTTTCTGCTCTTACAGGAGAAGGGGTTCCTCATATTTGGGAAATCATAAAAGGCTATGAAGAAAAAATGAAAGAAAGCGGATTTTTTCAGGAACGCCGAGCCTCTCAATTATCAGAATGGATGGACCGCTTGATTGAAGATGAGTTAAAAATGTCCTTTTATCAAACCGAAAAGGTGAAATCTCATTTGCCTTCCTTCAAACAAAAAGTAACAGCGGGCGAGCTCCCTCTAGCTCAAGCAGTAAAACAGCTGATGGAAATCTACCGCCAATAA